In the genome of Synechococcus sp. CB0101, the window CCTCGATAACGGATGAATGCAGCGCAGCTCAAGGCGGCCGTGGCCGCGCAGCTGCCGGAACTGGTGGCGATCCGCCGCCATCTGCATGCCCACCCTGAGTTGAGCGGTAATGAGCATCAAACGGCTGCTCTGGTGGCCGGTGAGCTGCGCAGCCTTGGCTGGCGGGTTCAGGAGGGTGTCGGGCGCACGGGGGTGCTGGCGGAGTTGGGGCCTGAGCGCGCCCCGATCGTGGCGCTGCGGGTGGATTTGGATGCTCTGCCGGTGGAGGAGCGCAGTGGTGTGCCCTATGCCTCCGTGCATCAGGGTTTGATGCACGCCTGCGGCCACGACATCCACACCACGGTGGGGTTGGGGGTGGCGCGGATCCTGGCGCCCCTGGCGGATCAGCTCACCGCTCGGGTGCGTTTGCTGTTTCAGCCCGCTGAGGAAACGGCCCAGGGTGCCGCCTGGATGCGCGCTGATGGCGCCATGGAGGGGGTGGAGGCGCTGTTCGGCGTGCATGTGTTCCCCAGCCTGGAGGCGGGCAGCATCGGCGTGCGCAGCGGCAGCCTCACGGCCGCGGCGGGTGAGCTGGAGGTGGAGGTGCTCGGGGAAGGCGGCCATGGGGCGCGCCCTCACCAGAGCACCGATGCGATCTGGATCGCGGCGCGGGTGGTGAGCGGTTTGCAGGAGGCGATCAGCCGCCGCCTGGATGCCCTGCACCCGGTGGTGGTGAGCTTTGGGCGGATTGAAGGTGGCAAGGCCTTCAACGTGATTGCCGATCACGTGCGCCTCCTGGGCACGGTGCGCTGTCTGGATCTGGAGCTGCATGCCCAGCTGCCGGGCTGGATTGAAGACACCGTGAAGGCGATCTGCACTGGCTATGGCGGCGAGGCCCGCGTGCGCTACCGCTGCATCTCGCCGCCGGTGCACAACGATCCCGAGCTCACCCAACTGGTGGCAGACGCGGCCACGGAGCTGTTAGGGCGCCAGCAGGTGCTGTGGTTGGAGCAGCCCTCACTGGGCGCCGAGGATTTCGCGGAACT includes:
- a CDS encoding amidohydrolase — translated: MNAAQLKAAVAAQLPELVAIRRHLHAHPELSGNEHQTAALVAGELRSLGWRVQEGVGRTGVLAELGPERAPIVALRVDLDALPVEERSGVPYASVHQGLMHACGHDIHTTVGLGVARILAPLADQLTARVRLLFQPAEETAQGAAWMRADGAMEGVEALFGVHVFPSLEAGSIGVRSGSLTAAAGELEVEVLGEGGHGARPHQSTDAIWIAARVVSGLQEAISRRLDALHPVVVSFGRIEGGKAFNVIADHVRLLGTVRCLDLELHAQLPGWIEDTVKAICTGYGGEARVRYRCISPPVHNDPELTQLVADAATELLGRQQVLWLEQPSLGAEDFAELQQGTRATMFRLGVAGPEGCTPLHSSTFRPDEACLAVGVEVLSASLLRWMEACR